One Paramisgurnus dabryanus chromosome 8, PD_genome_1.1, whole genome shotgun sequence DNA window includes the following coding sequences:
- the LOC135771713 gene encoding uncharacterized protein, whose protein sequence is MLRSRGDLAMKREDVDCCESSVYVTDDGSLDSVWMSRDQSHTPQPLLDSKLSEEKSRHTQDSDLSLTLLSEIKTEPTEIKTEPTEIKTEPTEIKTEPKEIKSEPKEIKTEPTEEEDRPDENDDFITSDVKSDSCLDIEITSSTSKERLTAQTLSCITCGKTFSSQRLLERHERKHTEQKLFNRSEISFTTLQEKKLHSEDHREKKKKKQQFHCEQCGRICVSSCKLNIHMRIHSGEKPYKCPHCEKRFSRERVLKTHVLSHTNERPYQCSECGKTFRDSSLLKKHQNIHFKEKLYQCSYCDKRFCHNYKLIIHERVHTGEKPYVCAHCGKSFTNTSNLRVHQRVHTGEKPYVCAHCGKSFSYSSHLRVHKRVHTGEKPYRCSVCGKRFSVKHNLLKHKRLHTGEKPFKCSQCGKTFTCPSSLKIHERVHTGEKPYHCSICGESFGQQSTLLNHKRIHTGEKPFKCSQCDKTFSQSGHLKSHQRLHTGEKP, encoded by the exons ATGCTGAGGTCAAGAGGAGATTTAGCAATGAAACgagag GATGTGGATTGTTGTGAATCTTCAGTGTATGTGACTGATGATGGGAGTCTGGATTCAGTGTGGATGAGCAGAGATCAGAGCCACACACCACAGCCACTGCTGGACTCTAAACTCTCTGAAGAGAAATCCAGACACACACAGGACTCCGATCTCAGTCTGACTTTACTctcagaaatcaaaactgaacccacagaaatcaaaactgaacccacagaaatcaaaactgaacccacagaaatcaaaactgaacctaAAGAAATCAAAAGTGAACCtaaagaaatcaaaactgaacccacagaagagGAAGATCGCCCTGATGAAAATGATGACTTTATTACATCAG atgtgaagagtgattcatgtttggatatagaaataacgtcctcaacatcaaaagagcgactgacagcacaaactctttcctgcatcacctgtggaaagacattcagctcacagagacttttagagagacatgagagaaaacacacagaacagaaactcttcaacagatctgagatcagctttactaccttacaagagaagaaacttcattcagaagaccacagagagaagaagaagaagaagcagcagTTTCACTGTGAGCAGTGTGGGAGGATTTGTGTCTCTTCCTGTAAACTAAATATTCACATGAGGATACACAGTGGTGAAAAGCCTTACAAGTGTCCTCACTGTGAGAAAAGATTTAGCCGTGAACGTGTTCTGAAGACACATGTGCTTTCACACACCAATGAGAGACCGTATCAGTGCAGTGAATGTGGAAAAACCTTTAGGGATtcaagtttattaaaaaaacaccagAATATTCACTTTAAAGAGAAACTCTATCAGTGTTCATACTGTGATAAACGTTTCTGTCATAACTATAAGCTGATAATCcatgagagagttcacactggagagaaaccttacgtctgcgcTCATTGTGGAAAGAGCTTCACTAATACATCTAATTTAAGagttcatcagagagttcatactggagagaaaccttacgtctgtgctcactgtggaaagagcttctctTATTCATCTCATTTAAGAGTTCAtaagagagttcatactggagagaaaccttatcgctgtagtgtctgtgggaagagaTTTAGTGTAAAGCATAACTTACTAAAGCACAAGAgacttcatacaggtgaaaaacctttcaaatgctctcagtgtggcAAGACGTTTACTTGTCCAAGTAGCTTAAAAATCCAtgagagagttcatactggagagaaaccttatcactgtagtaTCTGTGGGGAGAGTTTTGGACAACAGTCTACATTACTAAATCAcaagagaattcatacaggtgaaaaacctttcaaatgctctcagtgtgacaagacttTTTCTCAGTCAGGTCACTTAAAATCTCATCAGAGacttcatactggagagaaaccttaa